GATTCGTCAAGCGGCATGAAGGATTCCGACTCCCACCCCGTTTCCAGCCGTTTCGGTGGCAAGATGGAGGGGTTCGCTGCACAACGATGGAGGTCGAGATGAGCCTGTCACGCAAGCGCCGGAAGGAACTCAAGCGGCTGCGCAGCAGTGCGGAGGAACTTTGGGGGGTCCAGCAGGATGTGCTGGAGCGCGCCAATGACGTCGCACAGGAGGCCAAGCGTCAGCTCGGCCATCTGACGCGCGAGGAGGTCGTTCCGCGCGTGCGCACCGGCTACGAGAGCTACGTGCGTCCCGGAGTGGAGCAGGCCAAGGGCTACGTACGCGTCGCCGGCAGCTCTGCCGAGCGCACGCTGGGCAACGCACTCGGCTCGGTGCTCTCCATCGGCGACATCGCCAACGACGCGCGCGTTCGCCGTGCCGTCGAGCGCATCTCGCCGCGGGCCGCTGCGGTCGTCAAGGAGAAGAAGGGCACCGGGGTCGGCACCTACCTGGCGATCGGCGCGGGCATCATCGCCGCGGCCGGCGTCGCGTACGCCGTCTGGCAGACGTTCCGCGCCGACGACGAGCTGTGGGTCGCCGACGATGAGCCGACGCCGTCGACGAGTGCGACGACGAGCAGCTCGACGACCCCGTCGATCTGAGCTGAATTTCGAAGGCCCCGCCTGTGACACAGGCGGGGCCTTCGTCATGCCCGGATGCCTCTCACGGGAGCGCCGTGCCGGCGCCCACGCTCAGGGCTGGCACTGATTTCCGACGAATCTGGGAAATCGCCTTGCGTCGGGCCTGAATTCCCCGCTAGTCTCAACTCTCGGTCAGACACACGCAGAACCGAGAGGAGTTGATACCCATGATGCAGTCACAGCAGCCCATCTTCACGGCGCGGCGCACGGGAGTCCTCCTCACGCAGCCGGCCTGCTAGTTCGCCCCGTCGTCACGCGCTCCTGCGCCTGACCGGCACCGCGCCCCACACGGCGTGACCGCGCGGCATTCGTGCCGCGGCATCCGTCGCCTCGCGATCTGTTCGATCGTCGGGCCCACGGTCGCCACCGCGAATCGGGATCCTCCGATTCCCACTCCCCACTCCGCCATCGCGCCTCGCGTGCCCGGAGTCTTCGACGTGCGTTGCTCGCGCCCGGTCCGTCCGCGAGCCGCCGGTACCACCGCACACCGCACCACCGACGGACCACTCGCTCGCTCGGCACCGTGTCGACGGGCTTCATCTCCCGCACCACCATCCAACGAAGGAATCACCGTGAACACGAGTTCTCTCACCGCCGGTTCGGCTCACCAGGGCCAAGCCACCGAACTGCGTGCCCAGGCACGCCAACTGCACGAGCGACTCGCGCGTCGTGCGGGTCTCGCGCTGCTCGCGTGGACCCGCCGACAGGACGAGCGCCGTGCGCATGACGCGGTGCACCTGCGCCGTCACACCGCTCGGGCAGCCGAGCGTGCACACCAGGACCAGTACCGTCTGGTCACCCTCGCCACCCCGCTCGCCTGATCATGGGTAGCGGAATCACCGAGCCCCCCGCGGAGCGACCTCGTCTCGAGGACAGGATCCGCGGGGGCCTCGGCTGCACAGGCCGGCGTCGAGAGCGCATCAGCGGCCCTCGCCGCTGCGTCGTCGCCGCCGGCCTGCGCGCGTGATGCGACCCGTCGCTCGTCAGTCCTCGGCCGGAGTCGCCGGAGGGGCTGGCGGCGCCACGCCGTCGGCGGGCTCGGCTTCGTTGAGGCGAAGCCCGATGTCGAGCAGGCTCACCCGGTGCAACCGGGGCACCTCGGCGACCGGGAACCAACGCGCCTCATCGCTCGAGCCGCCCACCTCATTGCGGAGTTCGCCGGCGACCACCGTCGCGCGGTACACGATGCGCATGGCGTAGAGCGGATCGGTGCCCGAGTGGCGTCTGGCCGCGGGCACGACCATGGTGTCGATGCCGAGCAGTTGGTCGATGGATGCCTCGTAGCCGGTCTCCTCGAAGATCTCGCGCTTCGCCGCGGCGACGGGATGCTCCGCCTCCTCGATGCCACCCCCGGGCAGGGTCCAGCCCGACCGTCCGTGCTCGTTCCAGTGCGACAGCAGGATCTGCCCGTCGCGGATGATCACGCCATACGCGGCGATGCGGATGTCCATCCCGACACTGTACCCGTGGCCCCTCGCAGCCGGTCTGCGTCACCCGCCCCAGAAGATCCCGCCGCCGTGCGGCAGCAATGGCACGGCGAGGAACCGGAAGTCCGCGTGGGCGACCCCGAGCGGTTCGGCGACGCTCGAGTCGCTCGGCAGCAGCTCACCGGCGTCCCATGCGGAGTCCCCAGGCGCCCGCGTCTGCGACCAGACCGCGCGCGCCTGGGCTGGACTCAGCACGAAGCAGGCCGTCCCGGGACCTCGTTCGATGTGATGACCGTCCTGCCCGAGGTAGGGGCTGATGTCGTCGACCGCATCGACCGCGAAGCTGAGGACGCGGCCGGCACGGAAGAGCGCCTGCTGCTCGGGAGGCAGACGACGCCAGATCGATCCCACGTCTCCCAGCACCTCCCCGTGTCGGGAAGTGCCGTCCGCGTCGATCTTGCACACGGCGTACCGCTCGGGCCGGACGACATCGGGGATGGGGTCGGACCACGCCGAGGCAGGCACGCTCATGCTCAGGTAGAGCTCCAGATCCTGCGGCGCGAGGATCCCGCGGCGAATGAGGTCCACGCCGTGGAGGCTGAGATGGCGTTCGAGGATGGGGCCGACATCGCGATGGGAGAGCACCCGTCCGTCGTCGTACACGAAGATCCAGCCCTCGTGGATCCTGGCCCACACGGCGACGACTTGGGGCGTGTCCGCGGTTACGGGAGCCGCGGGTATCCCGTCGTGCACGGCGACGACGTCGGGTGTGGCCATGGTCGTGCGAGCCGCGGATGTCCCGTCGCCGGGCACGTCGGGCCCATCCGCCGGAGGGCCGGCCTGCCCCGCGACGATCGCGATCGCACCTGCTGCCAACGCGAGCGCCGAGGCCGCGGCGATCCACGCCAACCGGGCTCGCCCCGGTGGTCTCGGTGGTTCAGCGGTGATCATCGTCGCCTGCTCCAACTGATGAAGTCTCTTCATCAGTAGCACCAACAGATGTGAACCACGACCGAACGATCGGACGGGGTGCTGAGCGTGAGGCGGCCGGCATGCCGTGAATACTGTGGAGCCTAGGAGATTCGAACTCCTGACATCCTGCTTGCAAAGCAGGCGCTCTACCAACTGAGCTAAGGCCCCGGAGCGGATGCCGTGACATCCGCGGCTTTGGAATTATCGGAGTGGGGATACGAGGACTTGAACCTCGGACCTCTTCGTTATCAGCGAAGCGCTCTAACCGCCTGAGCTATATCCCCGAATTTCGGCCGAAGGAAAGACTACCTGACGCTGCAGGAATCTCCGAATCGAGCCGAGCCTCGCGTCAGTTGTTGGTGAACCCGACGAGCAGGCCGCCGGTGATCTTGACGCTGAGGTTGTAGAGCACGGCGATGATCGCGCCGAGCGCGGTGGTCACGACGAGGTTGAGCAGGGCCGCGACGACCGCGAAGCCCATGACGTTGCCGAGTGAGAGCACCGACGTGAGGTCGCCGCTCGAGCCCGCGACATCCTGCACCAGGGAGTTGACCTGCTCGAAGATGCCGGTGGAGCTCAGCACCGTATGGATGAGGAACGTCACGACGATGCTGATCACCGCGAAGCAGACGGCCACGAGGAACGAGAGCTTCACCGCCGACCAGAAGTCGATGTAGACCAGGCGCAGGCGCACCTGCTTTGCCGGGGGCCGGCGGTTGGACTTGCGGGCCAGCTTCTCGGCGACGCTACTCATAGACGGTTACTCCTCTCCCGCGGGCTCGGCCGCTTCGGACTCTGCGGCCTCCTCCACGAGATTCCGTTCGGAATTCTTCGCGATGGCGATGATCCGGTCGTCTTCCGCGAACTTCGCGAAGACGACGCCCATCGTGTCCCTGCCCTTGGCGGGAACCTCGGCGACGTCAGAGCGTACCACCTTGCCGCTGGCAAGAACCACCAGCACCTCGTCGGCCCGGGAGGCGATGAGCGCGCCAGCGAGATCGCCGCGATCGTCGCTCAGCTTGGCCACCTTGATGCCGAGTCCGCCGCGCTGCTGCTTGCGGTAGTCCTCGACGCGCGTGCGCTTCGCGAAGCCGCCCTCGGTGACGACGAACACGTAGGTGTCGGATGGGCTGAGCTTCTGGCCGGCGTCGTCGGGGCCGGATTCCGGAGTCTCGACCTCGGTGTCACCGTTCGAATGGGCGACGACGGATGCCTCCAGCAGGCTGTCACCGTCGCGGAAGCTCATGCCCTTCACGCCCGACGTCGAACGGCCCATGGGCCGCAGCGCCTCGTCGGTCGCCTCGAAGCGGAGCGACATGCCCTTCTTCGACACGAGCAGGATCTCGTCGTCCTCGTCGGCGAGCATCGCCGAGACGAGCTCGTCGCCCTCGCGCAGGTTGATCGCGATGACCCCCCGCGAGCGGTTCGTGTCGTAGGCGGTGAGCTCGGTCTTCTTCACGAGGCCGTCGTGCGTGGCGAGCACCAGGTACTTCGCCACCTCGTAGTCGCGGATGTCGAGGATCTCGGCGATCTGCTCGTCGGGCTGCATCTCGAGCAGGTTGGCGACGTGCTGGCCCTTCGCGTCGCGGCCGCCCTCGGCGATCTCGTACGCCTTCGCGCGGTAGACGCGGCCCATGTTCGTGAAGAAGAGGAGCCAGTGGTGCGTGGTGGTCACGAAGAAGTGCTCGACCACGTCGTCGGCGCGAAGCTGCGCGCCCTTCACGCCCTTGCCGCCGCGGTGCTGCGAGCGGTAGTTGTCGCTGCGGGTGCGCTTGACGTAGCCGCCGCGCGTGACGGTGACGACCATCTCCTCTTCGGGGATGAGATCCTCGACCGACATGTCGCCGTCGTAGCCCGGCAGGATGTGCGTGCGTCGCTCATCGCCGAACTTCGCGACGATCTCGGCGAGCTCGTCGGAGACGATCGTGCGCTGGCGGGCCGGCGAGGCGATGATCTCGCGGTAGTCCGCGATCTCGGCCTCGAGCTTCTCGGCCTCCTCGATGATCTTCTGGCGCTCGAGCGCGGCGAGGCGGCGGAGCTGCAGCTCGAGGATGGCGCGGGCCTGGAGTTCGTCGATGTCGAGCAGGTCGATCAGGCCGTCGCGGGCCTCCTCGACGGTGGGCGAGCGACGGATGAGCGCGATGACCTCGTCGAGCGCGTCGAGGGCCTTGAGGTAGCCGCGCAGGATGTGCATGCGCGCCTCGGCCTCGCGGAGGAGGAACTGGGTGCGCCGCACGATGACATCGATCTGGTGGTCGACCCAGTGCGCGATGAAGCCGTCGATCGAGAGCGTGCGGGGCACGCCGTCGACGATCGCCAGCATGTTCGCGCCGAAGTTGTCCTGCAGCTGGGTGTGCTTGTACAGGTTGTTCAGCACGACCTTCGCCACCGCGTCGCGCTTCAGCACGATGACGAGGCGCTGACCGGTGCGGCCCGAGGTCTCGTCCCGGATGTCGGCGATGCCGCCGATCTTGCCGTCCTTCACGAGGTCGGCGATCTTGATGGCGAGGTTGTCGGGGTTCACCTGGTACGGCAGTTCGGTGACGACGAGGCAGGTGCGACCCTGCAGCTCCTCGACCGAGACGACGGCGCGCATCGTGATCGAACCGCGGCCGGTGCGGTACGCGTCGGTGATGCCCTTGACGCCGAGGATCTGGGCGCCGGTCGGGAAGTCAGGCCCCTTGATGCGCTGCATGAGCGCTTCCTGCAGCTCCTCGCGCGAGGCCTCGGGGTGCTCGAGGTACCACTGGGCGCCGGATGCCACTTCGCGCAGGTTGTGCGGCGGGATGTTCGTCGCCATGCCGACGGCGATGCCGACGGAGCCGTTGACGAGGAGGTTCGGGAACCGCGAGGGCAGGATCGACGGCTCCTGCGTGTGGCCGTCGTAGTTGTCCTGGAAGTCGACGGTGTCCTTCTCGATGTCGCGCACCATCTCGAGCGCGAGCGGAGCCATCTTCGTCTCGGTGTACCGGGGGGCGGCCGCGCCGTCGTTGCCCGGCGAGCCGAAGTTGCCCTGCCCGAGCGCGAGCGGGTACCGCAGGCTCCACGGCTGCACGAGGCGCACGAGCGCGTCGTAGATCGCGGTGTCGCCGTGCGGGTGGAACTGCCCCATGACGTCGCCGACCACGCGGGCGCACTTCGAGAACGACTTGTCGGGGCGGTATCCGCCGTCGTACATCGCGTAGATCACGCGGCGGTGCACGGGCTTCAGGCCGTCGCGCACGTCGGGCAGCGCGCGCCCGACGATCACGCTCATCGCGTAGTCGAGGTACGACCGCTGCATCTCGAGCTGCAGGTCGACCTGGTCGATCCGGCCGTGGATGCCGGGGCCCTCGTCGTTCGCGTCGGTGCCGGGGTTCACGGTGTCAGATGTCAAGGAAGCGCACGTCCTTCGCGTTCTTCTGGATGAAGTTGCGGCGGCTCTCGACGTCCTCGCCCATCAGGGTCGAGAAGATCTCGTCGGCAGCGGCCGCGTCGTCCATGGTCACCTGGAGCAGGGTGCGGGTCTCGGGATTCATCGTGGTCTCCCAGAGCTCCTGGTGGTTCATCTCGCCGAGACCCTTGTAGCGCTGGATGCCGTTGTCCTTGGGGATGCGCCAGCCCTTCGCCGTGCCGTCGGCGAGCAGGGCGTCGCGCTCCTTGTCGGAGTACACGAACTGGTGCTCGGCGTTCGTCCACTTGAGGCGGTACAGCGGCGGCTGCGCGAGGTAGACGTACCCGAGCTCGATGAGCGGTCGCATGTAGCGGAACACCAGCGTCAGCAGCAGTGTCGTGATGTGCTGGCCGTCGACGTCGGCGTCGGCCATGAGCACGATCTTGTGGTACCTGGCCTTCTCGGTGTTGAAGTCCTCGCCGATGCCGGCGCCGAACGCCGTGATCATCGCCTGCACCTCGTTGTTCGCGAGGGCACGGTCGAGGCGCGCCTTCTCGACGTTGAGGATCTTGCCGCGCAGCGGCAGGATCGCCTGCGTCTCGGGGTTGCGCCCCTGCACGGCCGAGCCGCCGGCCGAGTCGCCCTCGACGATGAAGATCTCGGAGACCGAGGGGTCCTTCGACGAGCAGTCCTTCAGCTTGCCGGGCATGCCGCCCGACTCGAGCAGGCCCTTGCGCCGCGTGGCCTCGCGGGCCTTGCGCGCCGCGAGGCGCGCGGTCGCCGCCTGGATCGCCTTGCGGATGATGTCGCGCGCCGGGCCGGGGTTGCGCTCGAACCAGTCGGTGAGCTGGTCGCCCGTGACCTTCTGCACGAACGACTTCGCCTCGGTGTTGCCGAGCTTCGTCTTGGTCTGGCCCTCGAACTGCGGCTCGGAGAGCTTCACCGAGATGACCGCGGTGAGGCCTTCGCGCACGTCGTCGCCGGAGAGGTTGTCGTCCTTCTCCTTGAGGATGCCCTTCTCACGCGCGTAGCGGTTGATGAGCGTGGTGAGCGCCGCCCGGAACCCCTCTTCGTGCGTGCCGCCCTCGTGCGTGTTGATGGTGTTCGCATAGGTGTGGACCGACTCGGTGTAGGCCGTCGTCCACTGCATCGCGACCTCGAGGGCGATCTTGCGCTCCGTGTCCTCGGTCTCGAAGGAGATGATCTCCTCGTTCACGAGGTCGGACTTCTTCGAGCGGTTCAGGTACTCGACGTAGTCGACCAGGCCGCGCTCGTAGAGGAAGGTGTCGGTGCGCGGGGCAGCGGCCTCCCCCTCGGTCTCTGCCGTGTCGTCGGGGTCGATGTCGACGTGGCCGACGCGCTCGTCCGTCAGGGTGATGCGCAGGCCCTTGTTGAGGAACGCCATCTGCTGGAACCGTGCTCGCAGCGTCTCGTAGTCGAACTCGACGGTCTCGAAGATGTCGGGGCTCGGCCAGAACGTCGTCATGGTGCCGGTCTCGTCGCTCGGCTCGTCCTTCGAGAGCGGGGCGTCTGGCACGCCGACGGTGAAGGACTGGCGCCAGACGTGGCCCTGACGGCGGACGGCCACGTCGAACTTGGTCGAGAGCGCGTTGACGACGGATGCCCCGACGCCGTGAAGGCCGCCGGAGACCGCGTATCCGCCACCGCCGAACTTGCCGCCGGCGTGCAGCACGGTGTGCACGACCTCGACCGTGGAACGACCCTCGGTCTTGTGGACGTCGACCGGGATGCCGCGGCCGTCGTCGATGACGCGAACGCCGCCGTCGGCCAGGATCGTGACGTCGATGGTCGTGGCATGGCCCGCAAGCGCTTCGTCGACCGAGTTGTCGACGATCTCGGAGACGAGATGGTGCAGGCCTCGGGGACCCGTCGAGCCGATGTACATACCCGGCCGCTTGCGAACCGCTTCGAGGCCCTCGAGTACCTGGATCTCATCAGCACCGTATGCCGGCGACTGCTGGGCCTTCGTGGGTTCGGCTGTCATGTGTGAATCGGGCTCCTGACCGTCATTCTGGCGACCCTTCATCCTATCAAACGGAGGGTGCTCACCGACCCGGAAGCGCCGATCTGAGGCGATCGAACAGGCGAAGTGACCGAATTTGCCGTGTCAGCCGTAGGTATCGCGTGGACCACGCCCTGGAACCGATCTGGGGCCCCTTTTCCAGGTGGGGGCATCCGGCCCTTGGAAGCGGATCATCTCGACCCCCGCGCCGGGGTACCTGTCGAGGATGCGCGTGAGCAGGTCGGTGCGCATCAGCCGCAGCTGCGTGGCCCAGGCGGTGGACTCGCACCGCACCTGCAGCACCCCGCCCTCGATGGCGATCGCGTCGGAGTGCTTCGCGATCTCGTCGCCCGCGACCTCGGCCCACGAGGCGAGCACCTCGTGCTGGGAGAGCGGTGCCGACCATCCGAGCTGCGTCGTGAGTCCGTCGATCGCGGCCGCGAGCGGCTTCGGGTCGCGGCCGGGGGTGAACGGCTCGCTGCCGGATACCTCGCGGGTGCGGGCTCTGGTCCGGCCGGGTCGCGGACGGGCGTCGCCGAAGATCTCGCGGAAGTGCTGGTACACCCGGGCGGCCTCCGACCGGGAGGCGTCAGACATCGGTCGTCGCCTCGGACTCGACGACGCCGGCCGACTCGACGATGCGGCCGGACTCGATGTGCACGATGCGCGCCGTGAGCGGCTCGGGCACGTCCTCGAGCACCGCGGCGGTGACCAGCACCTGCTCGAAGCCGACGATCGCCTCGGCCAGTCGCTGACGGCGCAACCGGTCTAGCTCGGCGAAGACGTCGTCGAGCACGAGCACGGGATCACCGGTCGACGAGTCCCGGCGCAGGAGCTCGGCGGACGCGAGGCGAAGGGCGAGCGCGAACGACCACGATTCACCGTGACTCGCGTATCCCTTGGCCGGCAGCCCGTTGAGTAGCAGCAGCACGTCGTCGCGGTGCGGACCAGCCAGGGTGATCCCGCGCTCGAGCTCCTTCGCCCGCAGCACCTGCAACGCCGAGGCGAACCTCGAGCGGGTGTCGGATGCCGCGGGCGCGTTGTGGTCGTCGGGTGCCGATGCTGACGCCGAGGCCGAACCGGACGCCGCGGGGGCGTCGTCGTCGGGATCGGCACCGTCGATCGACAGCGACGGTTGCAACGACGGAGCGTGGTCGGCGTCGACGATCGAGCGGTACGCGGCGGCGAGCGGCCCGGCCAGCTCGTCGATGAGCGTGAGGCGCTGGTCGATCAGCTCCGAGCCGAGGTCGACGAGCCGTTCGTCCCAGATGTCGAGCGTGGGCAGCCGTTCGGCCGAGAGGCCTCGCGCCCGGGCGCTCTTGAGGAGCGAGTTGCGTTGCTTGAGCACGCGTTCGTAATCGGCCATGACGCCCGAGAGCCGCGGTGTGCGCTGCACGAGCAGCTCGTCGAGCATGCGGCGGCGAACCGAGGGCTCACCTCGGACGATCGCGAGGTCCTCAGGCGCGAACAGCACGCTGTGCGCGTAGCGCGGCAGCTCGCGCGTCTTCACGGGAGAACGGTTGAGCTGCGCGCGATTGGCGCCCTGCCGGTTGAGCTGCAATTCGACGAGCAGCTCCCGCTCGCCGTGGGCGAGCAGCGCCCGCACGATCGCGGCATCCGCCCCGGCCCGGATCAGCGGCTGGTCGCTCGACACCCGGTGCGAGCCGAGCGTCGAGAGGTAGCCGATCGACTCGACCAGGTTGGTCTTGCCCTGGCCGTTCCGGCCCACGAGCACCGTGGCACCCGGCCCGAGCTCGAGCTCGGCGCGCTCGTAGTTGCGGTAGTCGGTGAGGGAGAGGCGGGCGACATGCACGCGGGGCTCCCTTCGAATCCGAACGAACCAACGCTACCCCGCGCCACCGACGGTGAGGCGGGGTCGCCCCGGGGCACCCCGACCGGACTCAGCGCAGCAGCAGGTTGGGCTGCAGCAGGTAGCGGTAGGTGTCGGCGCCGGCCTGCTCGCGCGAGGTCTGGCTCGTGATCAGCACTGGGCCCGGCTTGTTCGGGTTCTCGGTCTTGGTGAACGAGATGCGCACGAACTCCGAGTGCACGGCGCCGAGGCCGTCGAGGAGGAACTGCGGCTTCAGCGACACCACGGTGTCGTCGCCCGTGAGGATCGCGTCGATCGTCTCGGACGCCTGGGCCTGCTCGCTCCCGATCGCCTCGAGGGTGAGGCCGTCGGCCGAGAAGCTGTACCGAAGGGCGGCTTCGCGCTCGAGGACGAGCGCGACACGGCGAGTCGCCTCGATGAGGTCGGCGGTGTTCATCACCGCGTAGTTGTCGACCGTCTCGGGGAACAGCCGGCGCACCGGCGGGAAGTTGCCCTTGATCAGCAGTGACGTGACGGTCTTCTTCTCGGCGCTGAACGCGATGAGCTCGCGATCGTCGCGGCTCGTGATCGCGACCGAGATCGTGCCGGAGTGTCCGAAGGTCTTGCCGACCTCCTGGAGGGTGCGGGCGGGAACGAGCGCGGTCACGGCGTCCTCGCTGCCGCCGACGCTGCCGCCGTCCCAGTCGATCTCGCGGACGGCGACGCGGTAGCGGTCGGTGGCGACGAGGCTGAGGTTGTTCTCACGGACCTCGAGCTGCACGCCGGTGATGACCGGGGTGACGTCGTCGCGGGATGCGGCGACCGCGACCTGCGCGACGGCCGAGGCGAACTCCTCGGCGGGTACGACGCCGGACTCGGCGCCGATCTCGGGAATCGACGGGTATTCCTCGACGGGCATCGAGAGGAGGGTGAAGCTCGCGGAGCCGCAGCTCACCTGGATGCGCGACTCCTCGGTCGCCACGCGCACCGGCGCGTTGGGAAGGCGACCCGCGATCTCGGCGAGCAGCCGACCGGAGACGAGCACGGTGCCGGGCTCCTCCACATCGGCCTGGATCTCGGTCTGCGACGAGACCTCGTAATCGAAGGAGGAGAGGACCAGGCCGTCGGCGTTCGCCCGGATGAGGACGCCGGAGAGGATCGGGAGCGTGGTGCGCTGGGGCAGGAGTTTGACGGCGAAGGAGACGGCCTCACTGAAGACGTCGCGATTGACCTGGAACTTCACGGTTCTCCCGTCGTGGATGTCGCTGGGTGGCTCCCATGCTAGCGGGCCTGCTTCGCGCGGCGCGGGGACATTCCGCCGCGCAGAGCGCCGAGCGCTCCCCCGATCTCGATGTTGTCGGGATCCCCCGATTAACCAGTTCTCTCTTAACGGTGTTAACCGCTGTGGAAACTGTGGATGGTGTTCAGTGATCCGCGGAACGACGCCCGAGTCGACCCATTCGATCTGTGCACAGCGTGTGGGTTTGGGGGCCGATGCCGTTGGCCGGCCATCCGACGATCCGGTGGTTGTGCACAGGCTCACCGTCCGTCTCAACAGGCGTGGCGGGGTTGCTCGTTAACAATCCACAACTTCTCCACAGCTGTGGGAATCGTCGCCGAACGGTCGCCACAGGGCGCTGAGGCGGCGTCTGAGCCCCCCGATCGAGCCGAGCGGATGCCGCGGCGGCGGCTCGCGGCATCCGGAATCGAAGTCGAGATCAGCGGTAGCGGCTGACCTGCTTGATGCGCGCCGTGAGCTCGGTGACCTGGTTGTAGATCGACCGCCGCTCCTTCATGAGCTCGGAGATCTTCTTGTTCGCGTACATCACGGTCGTGTGATCGCGGTTGCCGAAGAGCTGCCCGATCTTGGGGAGTGAGAGGCTCGTCAGCTCACGGCACAGGTACATCGCGATCTGGCGGGCGGTGGCGACGGCCTGCGAGCGACTCGAGCCGTAGAGGTCGTCGACGGTGAGCTTGAAGTAGTCGGCCGTCGCGGTGATGATGTCGACCGGAGCCACGACGTTGTCCGTGTCATCCGTGATCAGGTCCTTCAGCACGGTCTGCACGAGGGGCATGTCGACCGGCGTGCGGTTCAGGCTCGCGAACGCGGTGACCCGGATGAGCGTGCCCTCGAGCTCGCGGATGTTGCTCGAGACCTTCGACGCCATGTACTCGAGGATCTCGTCGGGCACCTGGAGCCGCTCGGACTGCGCCTTCTTGCGCAGGATCGCGATGCGCGTCTCGAGGTCGGGCGCCTGCACGTCGGTGATGAGGCCCCACTCGAAGCGGCTGCGCATGCGGTCCTCGAAGCCGGTGAGGTGCTTCGGCGGCACGTCGCTCGTGATCACGACCTGCTTGTTGTGGTCGTGCAGGGTGTTGAAGGTGTGGAAGAACGCCTCCTGCGTCTCGGCCTTGCCCTGCAGGAACTGGATGTCGTCGATCAACAGGATGTCGATGTTGCGGTACCGCTGCTGGAACAGCGAACCGCGGTTGTTCGCGATCGAGTTGATGAAGTCGTTCGTGAACTCCTCGGAACTGACGTACCGAACGCGGATGCCGGGATACAGGCTCATCGCGTAGTGGCCGATGGCGTGCAGGAGGTGGGTCTTGCCCAGGCCCGAGTCGCCGTAGATGAAGAGCGGGTTGTAGGCCTTCGCCGGCGCCTCGGCCACGGCGACGGCCGCGGCGTGCGCGAACCGGTTCGACTGCCCGATCACGAAGCTGTCGAACGAGTACTTGGGGTTCAGGCGCGAATCACGTGGCCGATCGGGGCTCGTGTTCTCGAACACCGACTGCGGAGAGGCGTGCAGCTCCACCGGGTTCGGGTAGTCGTCGAGGGCCGGCGACTGCGGCTCGGGAGCGCGCGCCTCTTCGAGCTCGGGGTTCACGACCACGTAGAACGACGTGACCGAGGACGGCGAGTCGATCGCGCTCATCGCCGTGAGGAGCGACACCCGCATGCGCTGGTTGAGCATGCTCGCCGTGAAGTCGTTCGGAACCTCGAGGTAGAAGGTGCCGGCCGCGATGCCCTTCGGCTCGACGAGGTTCAGGAAGCCCTGCAGCATCGGGGTGATCGCATCGTCATGGGAGAGGCGGTCGAGGACGGTGGCCCATGTGTCCGAGATGGGCTGCTCTGTCATCGTTCCCCGCATTCGTTCGGTGCCGTTGTGTGTGCCGCTGATCGATCCCCCGATCGACGATGCAAGCGGCGCGAGGCGAAGTGTTCACAGCGTTATCCACCGCCTGTGGGCAGAATTGCGACGACGCCCGGGATTCCGCGTGCGAGGCTGGGGATAACTGGTCTCAAACGGTAGCGAATGTCGCCCCCGGGGACAAATGCCCGTGCAGGGATTCGACCGCCCTGGCGTGTCGTTCCACAGGCTTTCCCGAGGAACGCGGGATACTGTGTCGTTTGCACTCCGGCGTGATCGAGTCGTGCCCGGTTTGACCACGGCCCTTCGAGGCCGTAGTTTTAATAGGTTGACCCCAGCC
This DNA window, taken from Agromyces sp. 3263, encodes the following:
- the recF gene encoding DNA replication/repair protein RecF (All proteins in this family for which functions are known are DNA-binding proteins that assist the filamentation of RecA onto DNA for the initiation of recombination or recombinational repair.), translated to MHVARLSLTDYRNYERAELELGPGATVLVGRNGQGKTNLVESIGYLSTLGSHRVSSDQPLIRAGADAAIVRALLAHGERELLVELQLNRQGANRAQLNRSPVKTRELPRYAHSVLFAPEDLAIVRGEPSVRRRMLDELLVQRTPRLSGVMADYERVLKQRNSLLKSARARGLSAERLPTLDIWDERLVDLGSELIDQRLTLIDELAGPLAAAYRSIVDADHAPSLQPSLSIDGADPDDDAPAASGSASASASAPDDHNAPAASDTRSRFASALQVLRAKELERGITLAGPHRDDVLLLLNGLPAKGYASHGESWSFALALRLASAELLRRDSSTGDPVLVLDDVFAELDRLRRQRLAEAIVGFEQVLVTAAVLEDVPEPLTARIVHIESGRIVESAGVVESEATTDV
- the dnaN gene encoding DNA polymerase III subunit beta translates to MKFQVNRDVFSEAVSFAVKLLPQRTTLPILSGVLIRANADGLVLSSFDYEVSSQTEIQADVEEPGTVLVSGRLLAEIAGRLPNAPVRVATEESRIQVSCGSASFTLLSMPVEEYPSIPEIGAESGVVPAEEFASAVAQVAVAASRDDVTPVITGVQLEVRENNLSLVATDRYRVAVREIDWDGGSVGGSEDAVTALVPARTLQEVGKTFGHSGTISVAITSRDDRELIAFSAEKKTVTSLLIKGNFPPVRRLFPETVDNYAVMNTADLIEATRRVALVLEREAALRYSFSADGLTLEAIGSEQAQASETIDAILTGDDTVVSLKPQFLLDGLGAVHSEFVRISFTKTENPNKPGPVLITSQTSREQAGADTYRYLLQPNLLLR
- the dnaA gene encoding chromosomal replication initiator protein DnaA, producing the protein MRGTMTEQPISDTWATVLDRLSHDDAITPMLQGFLNLVEPKGIAAGTFYLEVPNDFTASMLNQRMRVSLLTAMSAIDSPSSVTSFYVVVNPELEEARAPEPQSPALDDYPNPVELHASPQSVFENTSPDRPRDSRLNPKYSFDSFVIGQSNRFAHAAAVAVAEAPAKAYNPLFIYGDSGLGKTHLLHAIGHYAMSLYPGIRVRYVSSEEFTNDFINSIANNRGSLFQQRYRNIDILLIDDIQFLQGKAETQEAFFHTFNTLHDHNKQVVITSDVPPKHLTGFEDRMRSRFEWGLITDVQAPDLETRIAILRKKAQSERLQVPDEILEYMASKVSSNIRELEGTLIRVTAFASLNRTPVDMPLVQTVLKDLITDDTDNVVAPVDIITATADYFKLTVDDLYGSSRSQAVATARQIAMYLCRELTSLSLPKIGQLFGNRDHTTVMYANKKISELMKERRSIYNQVTELTARIKQVSRYR